Within the Butyrivibrio sp. AE3004 genome, the region AGAAAGTCTGTAATTAGCATCAATGCATAAATTCTTTACAGCTTTTGATATCTCTGAAACATCTATTTCTCTCAAGTTATTCCTCCATAAACTTTACTTTTTTATGATTAAAGAAAATAAATATAATATCTTTTATTACTTAAGATTTTCACAAAGGTTTTTCAGTTCTTCCGAAGATGGTTCCGTTGGCTTCCATAAAATATGTTGTCCATCATTTTCATATCTTGGAATAATATGAAGATGAAAGTGATTAACAGTCTGTCCTGCTGCCGAACCATTATTTTGGACGAGATTAATTCCATCTGCCGATAATTTGTCTTTAAGTCTTGTTGCAAGTTTTTTTGCAAGTTTTATTGCTTCTGCTGCAGTTTCATCCGGTAGTTCAAACAAATTCTCATAATGATCCTTTGGTAATATAAGACAGTGTCCTTTTGTTGCAGGACCATTATCAAGAATTACGTTAAACATGTCATCCTCATAAATTGAATTTGTCGGAATATCTCCATTGGCTAGTTTGCAGAAAATACAATTTGAATCCTTCATAACCATTCCTCCATTGTGTATTCTTTTTTATTTATAATTGTAATCAGTAAAACTATTATTATCCCGCTAAGAAGCCCCCCGATGTGTGCTGCATTATCAACATTCTCAGTCCTAAAGCCGGTATATACAGACAATGCCACCATTAGAGCCAGTCTTATCATCAGGTTTGACCCCTTTTTCAGTTTCTTCCTTCCATAGTAAACTATTACTATTACAGCTCCTATAATTCCGAACACTGCCCCACTTGCTCCGATGGAAGGTATAAATTCTGCCTTGAAAAAATCATAAGCTATACTCAGTATGTTTCCACCAATACCGGATAGAAAATATAGTATCAGATAAAAGATATGTCCTATATCATACTCAACATTCGCACCTACAAACATCAAAATCAACATATTACTAAATAAATGCTCGGCATCTGCATGCAGAAACATAGATGTCACAAGCCTGTAGTACTGAGATCCTGCCATTATATAATCCGCACGTTGTTCGAATCTCTGAACAAACGGCTCTCCCAATATGAGGCTGATAATAAAAATGATTATATTGAGGATAATTATTATTGTATTAATATACGAACTTATTAGAATATTTTTCTGTTTGTCCCAAAACGCTTCTGTGAAGTCTTCATTATTTATCTTTTTAACGTCTTCATTAGTTGTTTCAGAAGCCTTATCTATACCATGATCATTATCAAAATCTTTCAAGATTATTTAAAATCAAACAGCTGATCCATACTTCTCAGCAGTTTGAAATCTCCCTTCATTTTGAGATTGCCTTCCATAAATGCTCTTTGGAAAGTCATTCTTCCCGATACAATCTGCTCGAATACAGACGTATTCATAGATGCATGAACACTACATGTACTTGCCTCTCCAAGCCTGCATTCGATTTCATGATTATCAATTCGAACAAAAATATCTCTATCTCTTGTCTGATCCAGAAGTGAGATCTGATAAACCGCATGCAATCCTGCAACAGGTTTAAAATGTTCTTTCAAACTTTTTACAAAATCTTCAGCATGCTGGGCTGCATTATCTTTATCCATCTTATCCCTAAAAATATTACTCAGCTCCTGAATATCCTCTTTTTGTTTCTGAACATATTCTTCATTTGAAATATACCTTGAAAGCTGTTCTGTTTCCTGAGGTGTAAGATCCGTAATCTTTGTTATTGAAACTCTGTTCTTTACTGCCTGATTGCTGGTTGGCAAAGACTGTATCTTCTGATTTATATTTCGATATATATACTCTGCCTTTTTCTCTATCAAGTTCTGATAGCTTTCATTTCTTTCAAAAGTAGATGTATCAGCTATATACCCGCATATACCATCAATCGGGATACCTCCAAGTATCTCCCACGCAGAAGCTAGCTCCATCATTCCTTCACGCTCTCCATGCGTTGTTGACATTACTATTGGAGCCATATACAATCCATTGATTTTGTCTTTATCCCCGTAAAGCCAGCAAGCATCAAGGAATTGGTGCATATATCCGCCCACGCCAAACCATTCCACTGTTGAGGCAAGGATTATTCCATCAGCATTTTTTAATGTGCCGGGAAGTGCTGTAATTCCATTTTTCTGCTCAAAAAGATTTATTTGTTCCACTTGAACATTGAGTTCTTTAAAAACCTCTGACATTTTGGATAAAACCATAAGTGTCGGATCATCTATTATTCCGCGTCCGCCATAATATATATTGATTTTCATACCGTACTCTCCACGTTAAATGAATCAAACTAATGCTTATTATATCATAGTTCTCACTCATTTTAGCGGTACGCAAATACACATTTTCCAAAAGATATCTCATCATCTTCACAAAGTTTTATCTTTTCATTCGGCATCATTCTTCTTCCGTTGATAAAGGTGCCATTTGTGGAATTCAAATCCTGAATCCAGACATTGTCATTACCAGGTTCAGGTTTGTATATTCTCGCATGCATTCTTGAAATTGTCTTATCCTTTATCACAACATCTGAACATGATGCTAATTTTCCAATAACTATAGGAAGTTTTCCAAGACTTATACTTTCATGCTCAGTATCATCTATAGCATATAATTTATGAGTCTGTTTTCCAAAATCAAGACTTAGCATAACCGTTTCTTCACCTTCTTCATCATATTCCGGAAAATCTTCATATTTTTTTTCTGCTATCCGACGATATTCTTTGGCTTTTTCTACTCTATTTTCTGCTATTTCAGGAATTATATTATTACCGGATTTTTCTTTACTTGTTTGATTTTTTAAATGACACTTATCGCTCTTTCTTATAAATAGAAGAAAGGAAGTGAGAGACATCATAACAGACACCATAAATACGGCTATATCCAAAAGATTTTCTTCATACGTAAGATTATATGCATATCTGAAATACCATAAGATACCTGCAACAATCGCAAAAAGTATTCCCATCACAATATTTCCGTTTATTGGTAATCTTATTTTTTTCTTCTTTTCTACATCAGCTTTATCTTCTGTAAAGTCTTCATCTTTATAATCGTTTTCAAAATCATTAATATCAGTAGCTGTAACTATTCTGTTATCTTCATAGCAATCCTTATCTTGTATTTTTTGATCATCAACTGAAATAAGGCTTTTAAGATAGTTATAATCAATAACACCTTCATCGTAAAACGAATCCAAAAGTTTATATAAAAGGTCCTGTGCCCTGTCATCCTTCATTTCCACATATTCCATTAATGATTCTATAAAGCTTCTATCAAACATCTTTTCAATTGAAGGATCATATGTAAAGTAATATTTTCCGCTGGAAAACTCTTCAAATATGGTTTCAGGCGAAAGTACTATATGCCCCGGATCAAGGAGGTAATCCCCCAGATTCTTAGCAGTCTGAATAAAATCTCCCAGAAAAGATTTTAATTTCTCATAATCCATCTTTTGCCTGATATATTTATTCTTTATGCTCTGTTTGGAGTCCATCTCGTAATACAGCTTATACTGTCCATCCATATTCCGCAAACTGAAAGGGAGAAGTCCTTCTATTTCATTATTTTCAAGCATTCTGTATTGAAACAGATTATCATCATTTATATTAACATCCACTATCAAATAGTTATGTTTCGCATCTTTATAATATTTTATTTCCATTTTTAATCAGCCTCTTGATCTTTCTTTTTTTTACTCAGATTAGCTGCAACATCCTTAATCCGTTTTATTTTTCTTAATGTTTTTGCAGGTTTCTGAATCTTAATAGTTGCCTTTGCTTCCGATTTCCATAAATCAGGTATACCCTTAAAAAAGCCGTATAAAGCATTATGGTTTGTGATTATATTTCCATCCATAATTATTTCTTTGTTGCTCTGATTTGCCGATATTTTAGGCTTTCTGCTGCCAAAATAATTTTTTACCATTTGTTCATCAAGATGTTCGTTTACGTATTCACCTGCATTCCCGTATCCCTTTTCCTCGTAAAAGAGCGATGCTCTGAATCCAAGCAGATATGTGTCCTGGGATAAGATACA harbors:
- a CDS encoding HIT family protein; its protein translation is MKDSNCIFCKLANGDIPTNSIYEDDMFNVILDNGPATKGHCLILPKDHYENLFELPDETAAEAIKLAKKLATRLKDKLSADGINLVQNNGSAAGQTVNHFHLHIIPRYENDGQHILWKPTEPSSEELKNLCENLK
- a CDS encoding rhomboid family intramembrane serine protease, which translates into the protein MKDFDNDHGIDKASETTNEDVKKINNEDFTEAFWDKQKNILISSYINTIIIILNIIIFIISLILGEPFVQRFEQRADYIMAGSQYYRLVTSMFLHADAEHLFSNMLILMFVGANVEYDIGHIFYLILYFLSGIGGNILSIAYDFFKAEFIPSIGASGAVFGIIGAVIVIVYYGRKKLKKGSNLMIRLALMVALSVYTGFRTENVDNAAHIGGLLSGIIIVLLITIINKKEYTMEEWL
- a CDS encoding SCP2 sterol-binding domain-containing protein, whose product is MKINIYYGGRGIIDDPTLMVLSKMSEVFKELNVQVEQINLFEQKNGITALPGTLKNADGIILASTVEWFGVGGYMHQFLDACWLYGDKDKINGLYMAPIVMSTTHGEREGMMELASAWEILGGIPIDGICGYIADTSTFERNESYQNLIEKKAEYIYRNINQKIQSLPTSNQAVKNRVSITKITDLTPQETEQLSRYISNEEYVQKQKEDIQELSNIFRDKMDKDNAAQHAEDFVKSLKEHFKPVAGLHAVYQISLLDQTRDRDIFVRIDNHEIECRLGEASTCSVHASMNTSVFEQIVSGRMTFQRAFMEGNLKMKGDFKLLRSMDQLFDFK
- a CDS encoding DUF6382 domain-containing protein — encoded protein: MEIKYYKDAKHNYLIVDVNINDDNLFQYRMLENNEIEGLLPFSLRNMDGQYKLYYEMDSKQSIKNKYIRQKMDYEKLKSFLGDFIQTAKNLGDYLLDPGHIVLSPETIFEEFSSGKYYFTYDPSIEKMFDRSFIESLMEYVEMKDDRAQDLLYKLLDSFYDEGVIDYNYLKSLISVDDQKIQDKDCYEDNRIVTATDINDFENDYKDEDFTEDKADVEKKKKIRLPINGNIVMGILFAIVAGILWYFRYAYNLTYEENLLDIAVFMVSVMMSLTSFLLFIRKSDKCHLKNQTSKEKSGNNIIPEIAENRVEKAKEYRRIAEKKYEDFPEYDEEGEETVMLSLDFGKQTHKLYAIDDTEHESISLGKLPIVIGKLASCSDVVIKDKTISRMHARIYKPEPGNDNVWIQDLNSTNGTFINGRRMMPNEKIKLCEDDEISFGKCVFAYR
- a CDS encoding TadE family protein; translated protein: MRSYKNFRIDGYMTVEAALVIPSAIFGIVLIIYMAFWVYGRCILSQDTYLLGFRASLFYEEKGYGNAGEYVNEHLDEQMVKNYFGSRKPKISANQSNKEIIMDGNIITNHNALYGFFKGIPDLWKSEAKATIKIQKPAKTLRKIKRIKDVAANLSKKKKDQEAD